In a genomic window of Syngnathus typhle isolate RoL2023-S1 ecotype Sweden linkage group LG4, RoL_Styp_1.0, whole genome shotgun sequence:
- the LOC133152842 gene encoding C-myc promoter-binding protein-like isoform X1, with product MEDKGPRVADYFVVAGLTDSSKPLDQEIHFDDACHKTAKPKSPITDVAVVIRSIGDEVPPGFTCIETTPSGHSADLNNGGLMAPQIFLCFRRGCDKPPLIDLGVLYEWKERLKQGCHLIQTTPSGRPANISGNSSQRIYVTYRRAPESQSHAALAVTDICIIIPSKGETPPHTFCKVEKNLNSSMWGSSVYLCYKKSVTKTNSIAYKAGLFSRYPEEDYESFPLPVSVPLFCLPMGATIECWPMNTKYSLPVFSTFVLTGASGEKVYGAAIQFYEPYPQECLTDQQRSQLGLLNTDTPKASPCDSPTDVTNHTTSHTCSVYTNKCICLLSHWPFFDAFRKFLTFLYRYSISGPHALPIEKHISHFMHKVPFPSSQRPRILVQLSPHDSLMLSQPVSSPLQLSGGRFSTLLQNLGPENAITLLVFAVTEQKILVHSLRPAVLTSVTEALVSIIFPFHWPCPYIPLCPLALADVLSAPCPFIVGVDSRYFELYDPPPDVNCVDLDTNTIFHNEDKRNLTWKILPKKACKNLMNVLNNLYQQLVDGQYQSDSLLELSISDLSELSCGKSLHTVELEIQETFLRFMAAILKGYRSFLRPITQAPSEKATDASSLFDLNGFLKSRDRSHQKFYSLMTRTQMFIRFIEECSFVSDKDASLAFFDDCVEKLYSSDRSAEKGVKGDADRPEETRLIETDDSHRSEHTVFITPPELPPLPEDKEHPLCYRYDGFPVLSLDLFDPVEGLQTPASRLNARHSCPTSPAPMFRRSKQEIKSAQKIAKKYSSIPQLWSMCLLRHCYGLWFISLPAYVKACHSKVRALHTAYDVLRKMQSKKLQSPDEVCYRVLMQLCGQYGQPVLAVRVLFEMKKAGVHPNAITYGYYNKAVLESTWPTSTRGGYFLWMKLRNVVLGVAQFKQSLRKHAPLTQSPLSDGSDIDAVSHGSLDSAADTTLNEQVPYNADAIKVDPTDDRSSTVGHVGSSVGASARSRWGRSEHRKPTPNPGDQSDLGYDSLSKEEVRRGDTQLGSVPDKDDKKESDCSSLSETESAKGSKDCLPQLDMEMNSSLHSHCIVRRSSQYDNSKSRPKTSASTGHVAGLLFTSSLEEIGEIQSNTLLRRHKSTLEEVVDCGSALDWRVVSGPYMSSDKVNCYSRSTTVLGLSMRQGEIDPVKIAHLEHLGADAKILSNTKLGKSKRPPSLTLSGFEETAVTRTCKADSSDEDTNNTEAIFDLEDLDLDKTTTRTGMTSHKTCRSNKNHAECNPGCCGMSNMASSATVNRTDIETGYDPLSLLAAASQSEQQKEHPCTDDDTTPTANRHLAREIELYMKHMGSPLSSRTPSLDLQDPASPLIFHPTSRHVTRRASLPHSSPFRTTAVARSRTFYPPSPPQPVLHHHLWSSPPCHSASTTPSPCPSPRTYRKQTNRMQVATPSPSSSSFALDTLLTPTLDVFKTSVFSAGKGVAEKASRWYSLLTTYNTPTKDTHRLSVCSLDVEDPDCFPVQDEEHKRESRSYMVSPQKNGPLGPKGSGRSPFHRGLNSPTASSSLKRPTTLVPGDLSPPLSDVGSSRYTSNTSIFNNYAMELLISSCSRCKTCDCLVYDEEIMAGWTADDSNLNTICPFCGNPFLPFLNVEIRDTRGPGRMFLKESASMDEAMSSSYSASTGFDTGTSTLSTPCPNTAISPPSPVISIHDRSAKSRTLSTRSHGLYIPSEWRLCSGMAMARSVSAFAPGEETSQCNHFLPISGSLPSRLNETTDPLSMDWRLHNPEPVTVPYLSPLVLWKELESLLENEGDQVITEADMVDHHPIIFWNLVWYFRRLDLPSNLPGLILTSEHCNKGSQVPRQWMLEDSKHVLIQILWDNLKLQQDPVQPFYILWNTYRLKCTLLLENVGYAVSRTVPKEEKVFTEELLHSVVKSIQRNDVSRPMTHLLELQNHTLGLKRQRSLYRDLLFLSLVALGKDNIDIDAFDREYKLAYDRLSPSLVKLTRNCDRPPSTGVMECRRTFGEPYL from the exons CGTCCTCTATGAGTGGAAAGAGAGACTAAAGCAAGGCTGCCACCTTATCCAGACAACCCCCTCTGGTCGCCCAGCCAACATCAGTGGAAACTCTTCCCAACGCATCTATGTCACCTACCGGAGGGCACCTGAAAGCCAATCACATGCTGCTCTTGCTGTTACCGACATCTGTATCATTATCCCAAGCAAAGGAGAGACTCCTCCCCACACCTTCTGCAAGGTGGAGAAGAATCTTAACAGCAGTATG TGGGGCTCCTCTGTCTACCTATGTTATAAGAAGTCCGTGACCAAAACCAACTCGATAGCATACAAAGCAG gACTATTCAGCAGATATCCAGAAGAGGACTATGAGTCATTCCCACTGCCAGTATCTGTTCCTCTCTTCTGCCTTCCCATGGGGGCCACAATTGAGTGTTGGCCCATGAACACCAAATACTCACTCCCTGTTTTCTCTACATTTGTCTTGACTGGAGCCTCTGGAGAGAAG GTATACGGTGCTGCCATACAGTTCTATGAGCCCTACCCGCAAGAGTGTCTGACTGATCAACAGAGGTCCCAGCTGGGTCTACTTAACACAGATACACCCAAAGCCTCCCCCTGCGACAGCCCAACTGATGTCACCAACCATACCACTTCCCACACCTGCTCCGTCTACACCAACAAATGTATCTGCTTGCTTTCTCACTGGCCCTTCTTCGATGCTTTTCGCAAGTTCCTTACCTTCCTGTATCGGTATTCCATCTCTGGCCCTCATGCCTTGCCAATTGAGAA GCACATTTCTCATTTCATGCACAAAGTTCCCTTCCCTTCTTCTCAGAGGCCTCGCATCCTGGTGCAG CTTTCACCTCATGACAGTCTGATGTTGAGCCAGCCAGTATCATCTCCATTACAACTCAG TGGTGGACGTTTTTCCACGTTGCTCCAGAACCTTGGTCCAGAGAATGCCATCACCCTGCTGGTGTTTGCTGTCACTGAACAAAAGATTTTAGTTCACTCATTACGACCCGCAGTACTGACCAGTGTAACCGAAGCTTTGGTGTCT ATAATCTTCCCCTTCCATTGGCCTTGCCCATATATTCCTCTTTGCCCCCTGGCACTGGCTGATGTGTTAAGTGCCCCATGCCCGTTTATCGTAGGAGTGGACTCTCGGTATTTTGAACTTTATGACCCTCCACCAGATGTGAACTGTGTTGACCTGGACACAAACACCATATTCCA TAATGAAGATAAACGGAACCTCACGTGGAAGATCTTGCCCAAGAAAGCCTGTAAAAACTTAATGAATGTGCTGAACAATCTTTACCAGCAACTAGTTGATG GTCAGTATCAGTCTGATAGCTTGCTAGAGCTCAGCATCAGTGATTTATCAGAATTAAGTTGTGGAAAAAGTCTCCATACTGTGGAGCTTGAGATCCAGGAAACCTTTCTGCGCTTCATGGCAGCAATTTTAAAGGGATACCGTTCCTTCCTGCGACCTATTACCCAGGCACCATCTGAGAAAGCCACAGATGCCAGCTCACTCTTTGACTTGAACG GGTTCTTGAAAAGCCGTGACCGCTCCCACCAGAAATTCTACTCGCTGATGACCAGAACCCAGATGTTCATCCGCTTTATTGAGGAATGCTCTTTTGTTAGCGACAAAGATGCCAGTCTGGCCTTCTTCGATGACTGTGTGGAAAAA CTGTACAGCTCTGATCGGAGTGCCGAAAAGGGGGTCAAG GGAGATGCTGACAGGCCAGAAGAAACCAGgttgatagagacggatgattCCCACCGAAGTGAGCACACGGTCTTCATCACACCTCCAGAGTTGCCTCCTCTGCCTGAAGACAAAGAGCATCCACTATGCTACAG ATATGATGGCTTCCCAGTGCTAAGTCTTGACCTGTTTGACCCAGTCGAGGGGCTCCAGACCCCAGCTTCCCGCCTCAATGCCAGGCACAGCTGTCCCACCAGCCCTGCACCCATGTTTAGGCGCAGCAAGCAG GAGATTAAATCAGCTCAGAAAATAGCCAAAAAGTACTCATCCATCCCCCAGCTATGGTCTATGTGCCTCCTCCGCCATTGTTACGGCCTTTGGTTCATCTCCCTGCCTGCATATGTGAAGGCTTGCCATTCTAAGGTGCGAGCGCTTCATACTGCCTATGATGTCCTCCGTAAAATGCAGTCCAAAAAGTTGCAGTCACCCGATGAG GTGTGCTACAGAGTGCTGATGCAGCTTTGTGGACAATATGGTCAGCCTGTCCTTGCTGTCAGGGTCCTCTTTGAGATGAAGAAAGCTGGAGTCCACCCCAATGCAATCACATACGGCTACTACAATAAG GCAGTGTTGGAGAGCACATGGCCAACCAGCACTAGAGGAGGCTACTTCTTATGGATGAAGTTACGAAATGTTGTTCTGGGTGTGGCTCAGTTTAAACAGTCACTACGGAAACATGCCCCTCTTACTCAGAGTCCGCTGTCAG atGGCAGCGATATTGATGCTGTCAGTCATGGCAGCCTCGATAGCGCTGCTGACACGACCCTGAACGAGCAGGTCCCTTACAACGCTGATGCCATCAAAGTCGATCCGACTGATGATAGATCTAGTACAG TCGGCCATGTGGGCAGCAGCGTGGGCGCCAGTGCCCGCTCACGCTGGGGGCGCTCTGAGCACAGAAAACCCACCCCCAATCCAG GAGATCAATCAGATTTGGGATATGATTCACTGTCCAAAGAGGAGGTTCGCAGAGGAGACACACAGTTGGGCTCCGTGCCTGACAAGGATGATAAGAAAGAGAGTGACTGCAGCTCTT TATCGGAAACAGAGAGTGCCAAGGGAAGTAAAGACTGTCTTCCTCAGCTGGACATGGAGATGAATTCATCCTTACATTCCCACTGCATTGTTAGAAGAAGCTCTCAATATGACAATTCAAAATCTAGACCTAAGACCTCCGCAAGCACAG GCCACGTTGCAGGTCTTCTCTTCACTTCTTCTTTGGAAGAAATCGGTGAGATTCAGTCGAATACCTTGCTCAGGAGACACAAAAGTACTCTGGAAGAAGTTGTCGACTGTGGCTCGGCTCTTGACTGGCGGGTTGTAAGCGGGCCTTATATGAGTAGTGACAAAGTTAACTGCTATAGTCGCAGCACCACCGTCCTTGGTCTGAGTATGAGGCAGGGTGAAATCGACCCGGTTAAAATTGCACATCTAGAACATCTTGGCGCTGATGCCAAAATTCTGTCTAATACCAAACTTGGTAAGAGCAAGAGGCCTCCGTCATTGACATTGAGTGGTTTCGAGGAAACTGCTGTCACAAGAACTTGTAAAGCTGACTCCAGTGATGAAGACACAAATAACACAGAGGCTATTTTTGATTTGGAAGACTTGGATTTGGATAAAACTACCACAAGAACTGGAATGACTTCTCACAAAACCTGCAGATCTAATAAGAATCATGCTGAATGCAACCCAGGTTGCTGTGGCATGAGCAACATGGCATCAAGTGCAACTGTGAACCGCACAGACATAGAGACTGGCTATGACCCTTTATCCCTGCTAGCTGCAGCTTCACAGTCGGAGCAGCAAAAGGAGCATCCGTGCACAGATGACGACACCACACCCACTGCCAACCGACATTTGGCAAGGGAAATAGAGCTTTATATGAAGCACATGGGGAGCCCACTCAGCAGTCGCACACCAAGCTTGGACCTGCAGGACCCGGCCAGCCCCCTCATCTTTCACCCTACTTCACGCCATGTTACCCGGAGAGCTAGCTTACCCCATAGCTCTCCCTTCAGGACTACAGCAGTGGCACGGTCTCGCACCTTCTATCCTCCCTCGCCGCCCCAGCCTGTATTACATCATCATCTGTGGTCATCACCTCCTTGTCACAGCGCTAGCACCACCCCTAGCCCTTGTCCTAGCCCAAGGACTTATAGGAAGCAGACAAATAGGATGCAAGTTGCCACTCCctcaccatcctcctcctcttttgcTCTTGACACACTGCTGACACCAACACTGGATGTTTTCAAAACCAGTGTGTTCTCTGCTGGGAAAGGTGTGGCAGAGAAGGCTAGCCGTTGGTACTCGCTTTTGACTACATACAACACACCAACCAAG GACACACACCGTCTCAGTGTTTGCTCACTCGATGTTGAGGATCCCGATTGCTTCCCTGTTCAAGATGAGGAGCACAAAAGAGAGTCAAGGAGCTATATGGTTTCCCCACAAAAGAATGGGCCTCTTGGCCCAAAGGGATCTGGAAGGAGCCCTTTCCACAGGGGACTAAACAGTCCCACTGCATCATCAAGCCTCAAAAGACCAACAACTCTGGTTCCTG GTGACCTCTCACCTCCTTTGTCAGATGTGGGTTCCTCGCGCTACACCAGCAACACCAGCATCTTCAATAACTACGCAATGGAG CTGTTGATCTCAAGCTGTTCACGCTGTAAGACCTGCGATTGTCTGGTCTACGACGAGGAAATCATGGCTGGTTGGACAGCTGATGACTCCAATCTAAACACCATCTGCCCCTTCTGTGGAAACCCCTTCCTGCCTTTTCTAAACGTGGAGATTAGGGACACGAGAGGACCCGGCAG GATGTTCTTAAAGGAAAGCGCGTCAATGGATGAGGCGATGAGCTCTTCATATTCTGCCTCAACAGGCTTTGACACAGGGACATCCACATTGTCCACCCCTTGTCCCAacactgctatctctccacccTCCCCTGTAATATCTATTCATGACCGTTCCGCAAAATCAAG AACTCTATCCACCAGATCTCACGGTCTATACATCCCCTCAGAGTGGCGCCTTTGTTCTGGAATGGCAATGGCCCGAAGCGTCAGTGCCTTCGCTCCTGGAGAGGAAACATCCCAATGCAACCATTTCTTGCCGATCTCTGGCAGTTTACCCAGCCGGCTGAACGAGACCACT GACCCTTTGAGTATGGACTGGCGTCTCCACAACCCTGAGCCAGTGACGGTTCCCTACTTGAGCCCACTGGTGCTGTGGAAGGAGTTGGAGAGCCTTCTGGAGAATGAGGGTGACCAAGTGATTACAGAGGCTGACATGGTGGACCATCATCCTATCATCTTTTGGAACCTCGTGTGGTACTTTAGGCGGCTGGACTTGCCCAGCAACCTGCCAGGACTCATTCTCACCTCTGAACACTGCAATAAGGGGTCCCAG GTCCCTCGTCAGTGGATGTTAGAGGACAGTAAACATGTGTTGATCCAGATACTGTGGGATAACTTGAAGCTGCAGCAGGACCCCGTACAGCCTTTTTACATTCTCTGGAACACGTACA GGCTTAAATGTACTCTGTTGTTAGAAA ATGTGGGCTACGCTGTGTCCCGGACCGTTCCAAAAGAGGAGAAGGTGTTCACAGAGGAGCTGCTGCACAGTGTGGTAAAGAGCATCCAGAGGAATGATGTCAGCCGGCCAATGACTCATCTACTTGAGCTACAGAACCACACTCTCGGTCTCAAAAGGCAAAG GAGTTTGTACAGAGACCTCCTCTTCCTGTCCCTGGTGGCTCTGGGTAAAGACAACATTGATATCG ATGCCTTCGATCGAGAATACAAGCTGGCGTACGACCGCCTGTCACCAAGCCTGGTGAAGCTCACGCGCAACTGCGACCGCCCGCCCAGCACGGGCGTCATGGAGTGTCGTAGGACGTTTGGCGAACCTTACCTCTAA